One Globicephala melas chromosome 17, mGloMel1.2, whole genome shotgun sequence DNA window includes the following coding sequences:
- the KIFC2 gene encoding kinesin-like protein KIFC2 isoform X2, giving the protein MYAFYSLLIYIFYSLFRRDGGAAAAADPGNPAQSARGKPGGRRRPDQPTAELWTELTGLVGCSESEDGPGGAAEGRPAEVSLEEALVRLAEFLSVQLGAEESFGNSADLSKPGDVPPLLTVTGQLLALLAWIRSPRGRQVLPQATQPASGVQPPTPAGSPSQEESPPVSPRGEAQGQQPPQLEEDQRAWQRLGQLILGQLEELKQQLELQEKELGQLRVGVGATDSEKRVQHLTLENKALKQSLSLTRDLLLHWGPAPPNRAPQEQEEAEALLELRGRLQEAQDTTEALRVQLGVQEVQLQGLRGALRQLQQEAEQKCRRELQQMRGQLAGLRARMASLRQGCGDLRGLVSTFTQSCQGSLSEARGQVSWALGALSAGGAGTQLLEAQQGPPTGCPGRLLELKGNIRVLCRLRPGTPSNLVSLEPGPGGTVTTCYRGHQRRFRLDWVFPPHASQEEVFRELESAVLSCLGGYSVCIFTYGQTGTGKTYSMEGPPEDPGIAPRALQSLFREMGTGGQHHVTLSMVEIYNEAVRDLLAPGPPQRLAVRQGPAGEGGIQVAGLTHWDVPNLESLHQMLNLGRSNRATAATAMNQHSSRSHALVTLTLRTASPSSGPGTAGTLHLVDLAGSERAWKAGAAGTSHEDRDGAQRLREARTINRSLLALGGVMAALRARRPHVPFRDSQLTRLLQPALGPGATAVLLLQVSTRPEDLGETVCSLKFAERVGRVELGPARPRRAPRSGTPSSLSTDTPLSGTPCTATPSPGSPPSPGLDSGSSSALAPPEDLPS; this is encoded by the exons ATGTACGCCTTCTACTCGCTGCTCATCTACATCTTCTACAGCCTCTTTCGCAGGGATGGCGGGGCCGCGGCGGCCGCCGACCCTGGGAACCCCGCCCAG AGTGCCCGCGGCAAGCCCGGGGGTCGCCGCCGCCCCGACCAGCCCACCGCAGAGCTGTGGACCGAGCTGACCGGTCTGGTCG GCTGCTCGGAGTCCGAGGATGGGCCGGGAGGGGCAGCGGAGGGCCGTCCGGCCGAGGTCTCACTGGAGGAGGCTCTCGTGCGTCTTGCGGAGTTCCTCTCAGTCCAGCTGGGGGCGGAAGAGAGCTTCGGGAATTCTGCCGACCTGAGCAAG CCTGGTGATGTTCCCCCACTGTTGACGGTGACCGGTCAGCTCTTGGCCCTCCTGGCATGGATTCGGAGCCCCAGGGGGAGGCAGGTCCTGCCCCAGGCGACGCAGCCAGCCTCAGGGGTGCAGCCCCCCACTCCTGCTG GATCCCCATCCCAAGAAGAAAGCCCTCCTGTTTCACCAAGGGGTGAGGCCCAGGGGCAGCAGCCTCCTCAGTTAGAGGAGGACCAGAGAGCTTGGCAGCGGCTGGGACAGCTTATCCTTGGACAG cTGGAAGAGCTGAAGCAGCAGCTGGAACTGCAGGAGAAGGAGCTGGGCCAGCTGCGTGTGGGAGTG GGGGCGACAGACTCGGAGAAAAGGGTTCAGCATCTGACTCTGGAAAACAAGGCCCTGAAACAGAGCCTGAGCCTTACTCGGGACCTCCTGCTGCACTGgggccccgccccccccaacaGGGCCCCGCAG GAACAGGAGGAGGCAGAGGCACTGCTGGAGCTCCGGGGCCGGCTTCAAGAGGCCCAGGACACCACAGAAGCTCTCCGAGTCCAG CTAGGGGTGCAGGAGGTGCAGCTTCAGGGCCTTCGGGGGGCCCTCCGGCAGCTCCAGCAGGAGGCTGAGCAGAAGTGCAGGAGGGAGCTGCAGCAGATGCGCGGGCAGCTGGCAG GACTTCGTGCTCGCATGGCCAGCTTGCGTCAGGGCTGTGGGGATCTCCGAGGACTGGTCAGCACCTTTACCCAGAGCTGCCAGGGTTCGCTGAGCGAAGCCCGGGGCCAG GTATCGTGGGCCCTGGGGGCACTGTcagcgggcggggctgggactCAGCTCCTTGAGGCACAGCAGGGGCCCCCAACTGGATGCCCAGGGCGGCTGCTGGAGCTCAAGG GAAACATCCGTGTGCTCTGTCGGCTGAGGCCAGGGACACCCTCCAACTTGGTGAGCTTAGAGCCCGGCCCGGGTGGCACTGTCACCACCTGCTATCGAGGGCACCAGCGTCGCTTCCGCCTGGACTGGGTCTTCCCTCCACACGCCAGCCAGGAGGAG GTCTTCAGGGAGCTGGAGTCGGCTGTGCTGTCCTGCCTCGGAGGCTACAGTGTCTGCATTTTCACCTACGGTCAGACAGGGACGGGAAAGACCTACAGCATGGAG ggcccacCTGAGGACCCTGGCATAGCTCCTAGGGCGCTGCAGTCACTGTTCCGGGAGATGGGAACAGGGGGACAGCACCACGTGACCCTCAGCATGGTGGAGATCTACAACGAGGCTGTCAG GGACCTCCTAGCCCCAGGGCCTCCCCAGCGCCTGGCAGTGAGGCAGGGCCCAGCAGGCGAAGGGGGGATCCAGGTGGCTGGCCTCACCCACTGGGACGTGCCCAATCTGGAGTCGTTGCACCAG ATGCTGAACCTGGGGAGGAGCAACCGGGCCACCGCCGCCACAGCCATGAACCAGCACAGCTCTCGTTCGCACGCCCTGGTCACGCTGACGCTGCGCACGGCGTCCCCATCAAGCGGTCCCGGCACCGCAG GCACGCTGCACCTAGTGGACCTGGCAGGGTCCGAGCGCGCCTGGAAGGCAGGGGCGGCCGGCACGTCGCATGAAGACCGGGACGGCGCTCAGCGTCTGCGGGAGGCTCGGACCATCAACCGCTCGCTGCTGGCGCTGGGAGGAGTGATGGCCGCGCTGCGGGCTCGCCGGCCACACGTGCCCTTCCGCGACTCGCAGCTCACGCGCCTGCTGCAGCCCGCACTGGGCCCTGGCGCCACCGCTGTGCTGCTGCTGCAG GTCTCCACGCGGCCCGAGGATCTCGGCGAGACCGTGTGCTCGCTCAAGTTCGCCGAGCGAGTGGGGCGAGTGGAGCTGGGGCCTGCTAGGCCCCGCAGGGCCCCGCGCTCCGGGACGCCCTCTTCCCTGAGCACCGACACACCACTCTCTGGGACCCCCTGCACCGCCACGCCCTCGCCCGGCAGCCCTCCAAGCCCCGGCCTGGACAGCGGCTCCAGCTCGGCCCTGGCACCGCCGGAGGACCTGCCTTCGTAG
- the KIFC2 gene encoding kinesin-like protein KIFC2 isoform X3, protein MYAFYSLLIYIFYSLFRRDGGAAAAADPGNPAQSARGKPGGRRRPDQPTAELWTELTGLVGCSESEDGPGGAAEGRPAEVSLEEALVRLAEFLSVQLGAEESFGNSADLSKPGDVPPLLTVTGQLLALLAWIRSPRGRQVLPQATQPASGVQPPTPAGSPSQEESPPVSPRGEAQGQQPPQLEEDQRAWQRLGQLILGQLEELKQQLELQEKELGQLRVGVGATDSEKRVQHLTLENKALKQSLSLTRDLLLHWGPAPPNRAPQEQEEAEALLELRGRLQEAQDTTEALRVQLQQEAEQKCRRELQQMRGQLAGLRARMASLRQGCGDLRGLVSTFTQSCQGSLSEARGQVSWALGALSAGGAGTQLLEAQQGPPTGCPGRLLELKGNIRVLCRLRPGTPSNLVSLEPGPGGTVTTCYRGHQRRFRLDWVFPPHASQEEVFRELESAVLSCLGGYSVCIFTYGQTGTGKTYSMEGPPEDPGIAPRALQSLFREMGTGGQHHVTLSMVEIYNEAVRDLLAPGPPQRLAVRQGPAGEGGIQVAGLTHWDVPNLESLHQMLNLGRSNRATAATAMNQHSSRSHALVTLTLRTASPSSGPGTAGTLHLVDLAGSERAWKAGAAGTSHEDRDGAQRLREARTINRSLLALGGVMAALRARRPHVPFRDSQLTRLLQPALGPGATAVLLLQVSTRPEDLGETVCSLKFAERVGRVELGPARPRRAPRSGTPSSLSTDTPLSGTPCTATPSPGSPPSPGLDSGSSSALAPPEDLPS, encoded by the exons ATGTACGCCTTCTACTCGCTGCTCATCTACATCTTCTACAGCCTCTTTCGCAGGGATGGCGGGGCCGCGGCGGCCGCCGACCCTGGGAACCCCGCCCAG AGTGCCCGCGGCAAGCCCGGGGGTCGCCGCCGCCCCGACCAGCCCACCGCAGAGCTGTGGACCGAGCTGACCGGTCTGGTCG GCTGCTCGGAGTCCGAGGATGGGCCGGGAGGGGCAGCGGAGGGCCGTCCGGCCGAGGTCTCACTGGAGGAGGCTCTCGTGCGTCTTGCGGAGTTCCTCTCAGTCCAGCTGGGGGCGGAAGAGAGCTTCGGGAATTCTGCCGACCTGAGCAAG CCTGGTGATGTTCCCCCACTGTTGACGGTGACCGGTCAGCTCTTGGCCCTCCTGGCATGGATTCGGAGCCCCAGGGGGAGGCAGGTCCTGCCCCAGGCGACGCAGCCAGCCTCAGGGGTGCAGCCCCCCACTCCTGCTG GATCCCCATCCCAAGAAGAAAGCCCTCCTGTTTCACCAAGGGGTGAGGCCCAGGGGCAGCAGCCTCCTCAGTTAGAGGAGGACCAGAGAGCTTGGCAGCGGCTGGGACAGCTTATCCTTGGACAG cTGGAAGAGCTGAAGCAGCAGCTGGAACTGCAGGAGAAGGAGCTGGGCCAGCTGCGTGTGGGAGTG GGGGCGACAGACTCGGAGAAAAGGGTTCAGCATCTGACTCTGGAAAACAAGGCCCTGAAACAGAGCCTGAGCCTTACTCGGGACCTCCTGCTGCACTGgggccccgccccccccaacaGGGCCCCGCAG GAACAGGAGGAGGCAGAGGCACTGCTGGAGCTCCGGGGCCGGCTTCAAGAGGCCCAGGACACCACAGAAGCTCTCCGAGTCCAG CTCCAGCAGGAGGCTGAGCAGAAGTGCAGGAGGGAGCTGCAGCAGATGCGCGGGCAGCTGGCAG GACTTCGTGCTCGCATGGCCAGCTTGCGTCAGGGCTGTGGGGATCTCCGAGGACTGGTCAGCACCTTTACCCAGAGCTGCCAGGGTTCGCTGAGCGAAGCCCGGGGCCAG GTATCGTGGGCCCTGGGGGCACTGTcagcgggcggggctgggactCAGCTCCTTGAGGCACAGCAGGGGCCCCCAACTGGATGCCCAGGGCGGCTGCTGGAGCTCAAGG GAAACATCCGTGTGCTCTGTCGGCTGAGGCCAGGGACACCCTCCAACTTGGTGAGCTTAGAGCCCGGCCCGGGTGGCACTGTCACCACCTGCTATCGAGGGCACCAGCGTCGCTTCCGCCTGGACTGGGTCTTCCCTCCACACGCCAGCCAGGAGGAG GTCTTCAGGGAGCTGGAGTCGGCTGTGCTGTCCTGCCTCGGAGGCTACAGTGTCTGCATTTTCACCTACGGTCAGACAGGGACGGGAAAGACCTACAGCATGGAG ggcccacCTGAGGACCCTGGCATAGCTCCTAGGGCGCTGCAGTCACTGTTCCGGGAGATGGGAACAGGGGGACAGCACCACGTGACCCTCAGCATGGTGGAGATCTACAACGAGGCTGTCAG GGACCTCCTAGCCCCAGGGCCTCCCCAGCGCCTGGCAGTGAGGCAGGGCCCAGCAGGCGAAGGGGGGATCCAGGTGGCTGGCCTCACCCACTGGGACGTGCCCAATCTGGAGTCGTTGCACCAG ATGCTGAACCTGGGGAGGAGCAACCGGGCCACCGCCGCCACAGCCATGAACCAGCACAGCTCTCGTTCGCACGCCCTGGTCACGCTGACGCTGCGCACGGCGTCCCCATCAAGCGGTCCCGGCACCGCAG GCACGCTGCACCTAGTGGACCTGGCAGGGTCCGAGCGCGCCTGGAAGGCAGGGGCGGCCGGCACGTCGCATGAAGACCGGGACGGCGCTCAGCGTCTGCGGGAGGCTCGGACCATCAACCGCTCGCTGCTGGCGCTGGGAGGAGTGATGGCCGCGCTGCGGGCTCGCCGGCCACACGTGCCCTTCCGCGACTCGCAGCTCACGCGCCTGCTGCAGCCCGCACTGGGCCCTGGCGCCACCGCTGTGCTGCTGCTGCAG GTCTCCACGCGGCCCGAGGATCTCGGCGAGACCGTGTGCTCGCTCAAGTTCGCCGAGCGAGTGGGGCGAGTGGAGCTGGGGCCTGCTAGGCCCCGCAGGGCCCCGCGCTCCGGGACGCCCTCTTCCCTGAGCACCGACACACCACTCTCTGGGACCCCCTGCACCGCCACGCCCTCGCCCGGCAGCCCTCCAAGCCCCGGCCTGGACAGCGGCTCCAGCTCGGCCCTGGCACCGCCGGAGGACCTGCCTTCGTAG
- the KIFC2 gene encoding kinesin-like protein KIFC2 isoform X1: MYAFYSLLIYIFYSLFRRDGGAAAAADPGNPAQSARGKPGGRRRPDQPTAELWTELTGLVGCSESEDGPGGAAEGRPAEVSLEEALVRLAEFLSVQLGAEESFGNSADLSKPGDVPPLLTVTGQLLALLAWIRSPRGRQVLPQATQPASGVQPPTPAGSPSQEESPPVSPRGEAQGQQPPQLEEDQRAWQRLGQLILGQLEELKQQLELQEKELGQLRVGVGATDSEKRVQHLTLENKALKQSLSLTRDLLLHWGPAPPNRAPQEQEEAEALLELRGRLQEAQDTTEALRVQLGVQEVQLQGLRGALRQLQQEAEQKCRRELQQMRGQLAGLRARMASLRQGCGDLRGLVSTFTQSCQGSLSEARGQVSWALGALSAGGAGTQLLEAQQGPPTGCPGRLLELKGNIRVLCRLRPGTPSNLVSLEPGPGGTVTTCYRGHQRRFRLDWVFPPHASQEEVFRELESAVLSCLGGYSVCIFTYGQTGTGKTYSMEGPPEDPGIAPRALQSLFREMGTGGQHHVTLSMVEIYNEAVRDLLAPGPPQRLAVRQGPAGEGGIQVAGLTHWDVPNLESLHQMLNLGRSNRATAATAMNQHSSRSHALVTLTLRTASPSSGPGTAGTLHLVDLAGSERAWKAGAAGTSHEDRDGAQRLREARTINRSLLALGGVMAALRARRPHVPFRDSQLTRLLQPALGPGATAVLLLQVGPGGRGPREGRLHARRRPPGPAHQRRSPQVSTRPEDLGETVCSLKFAERVGRVELGPARPRRAPRSGTPSSLSTDTPLSGTPCTATPSPGSPPSPGLDSGSSSALAPPEDLPS, from the exons ATGTACGCCTTCTACTCGCTGCTCATCTACATCTTCTACAGCCTCTTTCGCAGGGATGGCGGGGCCGCGGCGGCCGCCGACCCTGGGAACCCCGCCCAG AGTGCCCGCGGCAAGCCCGGGGGTCGCCGCCGCCCCGACCAGCCCACCGCAGAGCTGTGGACCGAGCTGACCGGTCTGGTCG GCTGCTCGGAGTCCGAGGATGGGCCGGGAGGGGCAGCGGAGGGCCGTCCGGCCGAGGTCTCACTGGAGGAGGCTCTCGTGCGTCTTGCGGAGTTCCTCTCAGTCCAGCTGGGGGCGGAAGAGAGCTTCGGGAATTCTGCCGACCTGAGCAAG CCTGGTGATGTTCCCCCACTGTTGACGGTGACCGGTCAGCTCTTGGCCCTCCTGGCATGGATTCGGAGCCCCAGGGGGAGGCAGGTCCTGCCCCAGGCGACGCAGCCAGCCTCAGGGGTGCAGCCCCCCACTCCTGCTG GATCCCCATCCCAAGAAGAAAGCCCTCCTGTTTCACCAAGGGGTGAGGCCCAGGGGCAGCAGCCTCCTCAGTTAGAGGAGGACCAGAGAGCTTGGCAGCGGCTGGGACAGCTTATCCTTGGACAG cTGGAAGAGCTGAAGCAGCAGCTGGAACTGCAGGAGAAGGAGCTGGGCCAGCTGCGTGTGGGAGTG GGGGCGACAGACTCGGAGAAAAGGGTTCAGCATCTGACTCTGGAAAACAAGGCCCTGAAACAGAGCCTGAGCCTTACTCGGGACCTCCTGCTGCACTGgggccccgccccccccaacaGGGCCCCGCAG GAACAGGAGGAGGCAGAGGCACTGCTGGAGCTCCGGGGCCGGCTTCAAGAGGCCCAGGACACCACAGAAGCTCTCCGAGTCCAG CTAGGGGTGCAGGAGGTGCAGCTTCAGGGCCTTCGGGGGGCCCTCCGGCAGCTCCAGCAGGAGGCTGAGCAGAAGTGCAGGAGGGAGCTGCAGCAGATGCGCGGGCAGCTGGCAG GACTTCGTGCTCGCATGGCCAGCTTGCGTCAGGGCTGTGGGGATCTCCGAGGACTGGTCAGCACCTTTACCCAGAGCTGCCAGGGTTCGCTGAGCGAAGCCCGGGGCCAG GTATCGTGGGCCCTGGGGGCACTGTcagcgggcggggctgggactCAGCTCCTTGAGGCACAGCAGGGGCCCCCAACTGGATGCCCAGGGCGGCTGCTGGAGCTCAAGG GAAACATCCGTGTGCTCTGTCGGCTGAGGCCAGGGACACCCTCCAACTTGGTGAGCTTAGAGCCCGGCCCGGGTGGCACTGTCACCACCTGCTATCGAGGGCACCAGCGTCGCTTCCGCCTGGACTGGGTCTTCCCTCCACACGCCAGCCAGGAGGAG GTCTTCAGGGAGCTGGAGTCGGCTGTGCTGTCCTGCCTCGGAGGCTACAGTGTCTGCATTTTCACCTACGGTCAGACAGGGACGGGAAAGACCTACAGCATGGAG ggcccacCTGAGGACCCTGGCATAGCTCCTAGGGCGCTGCAGTCACTGTTCCGGGAGATGGGAACAGGGGGACAGCACCACGTGACCCTCAGCATGGTGGAGATCTACAACGAGGCTGTCAG GGACCTCCTAGCCCCAGGGCCTCCCCAGCGCCTGGCAGTGAGGCAGGGCCCAGCAGGCGAAGGGGGGATCCAGGTGGCTGGCCTCACCCACTGGGACGTGCCCAATCTGGAGTCGTTGCACCAG ATGCTGAACCTGGGGAGGAGCAACCGGGCCACCGCCGCCACAGCCATGAACCAGCACAGCTCTCGTTCGCACGCCCTGGTCACGCTGACGCTGCGCACGGCGTCCCCATCAAGCGGTCCCGGCACCGCAG GCACGCTGCACCTAGTGGACCTGGCAGGGTCCGAGCGCGCCTGGAAGGCAGGGGCGGCCGGCACGTCGCATGAAGACCGGGACGGCGCTCAGCGTCTGCGGGAGGCTCGGACCATCAACCGCTCGCTGCTGGCGCTGGGAGGAGTGATGGCCGCGCTGCGGGCTCGCCGGCCACACGTGCCCTTCCGCGACTCGCAGCTCACGCGCCTGCTGCAGCCCGCACTGGGCCCTGGCGCCACCGCTGTGCTGCTGCTGCAGGTGGGACCAGGCGGCCGCGGCCCGCGGGAGGGTCGTTTGCATGCCAGGCGCCGCCCACCCGGGCCCGCCCACCAGCGCCGCTCCCCGCAGGTCTCCACGCGGCCCGAGGATCTCGGCGAGACCGTGTGCTCGCTCAAGTTCGCCGAGCGAGTGGGGCGAGTGGAGCTGGGGCCTGCTAGGCCCCGCAGGGCCCCGCGCTCCGGGACGCCCTCTTCCCTGAGCACCGACACACCACTCTCTGGGACCCCCTGCACCGCCACGCCCTCGCCCGGCAGCCCTCCAAGCCCCGGCCTGGACAGCGGCTCCAGCTCGGCCCTGGCACCGCCGGAGGACCTGCCTTCGTAG
- the FOXH1 gene encoding forkhead box protein H1 has protein sequence MGPCSNPRLGLPGGESPSQHPQRRKKRYLRHDKPPYTYLAMIALVIQAAPSRRLKLAQIIRQVQAVFPFFRDDYEGWKDSIRHNLSSNRCFRKVPKDPAKPQAKGNFWAVDVSLIPAEALRLQNTALCRRWQSRGARGAFAKDLGPYVLHGRPYRPPSPQPPPREGFSIKSLLGDSGEGAPPSSPSRSGSVRIGEEEAPTPVPTSERPLWPVCPLPGSLRAEGETSQGGNSRPSPLSPEPRAWPLHLLQGTPGPGGLPGGSHRASLWGQLPTSYLPIYTPNVVMPFAPLPPTSCPRCPPSTSTGYWGVVPETHGPPRLLWDLDALFQGVPPNKSIYDAWVSHPRDLAAPTPGWLLSWYSL, from the exons ATGGGGCCCTGCAGCAACCCCCGCCTGGGGCTCCCCGGGGGGGAGTCGCCCTCCCAGCACccccagaggaggaagaagagatacCTGCGGCATGACAAGCCCCCCTACACCTACTTGGCCATGATCGCCCTGGTGATCCAGGCCGCACCCTCCCGCAGGCTGAAGCTGGCCCAG ATCATCCGTCAGGTCCAGGCCGTGTTCCCCTTCTTCAGGGACGATTACGAGGGCTGGAAAGACTCCATCCGCCACAACCTCTCCTCCAACCGGTGCTTCCGCAAG GTGCCCAAAGATCCCGCGAAGCCCCAGGCCAAGGGCAACTTCTGGGCGGTCGACGTGAGCCTGATCCCAGCCGAGGCGCTGCGGCTGCAGAACACGGCCCTGTGCAGGCGCTGGCAGAGCAGGGGCGCCAGGGGAGCCTTCGCCAAGGACCTGGGCCCCTATGTGCTGCATGGCCGGCCCTACCGGCCGCCCAGTCCCCAGCCGCCGCCCCGCGAGGGCTTCAGCATAAAGTCTCTGCTAGGGGACTCCGGGGAGGGGGCGCCGCCGAGCAGCCCAAGTCGGTCAGGCTCAGTTCGCATAGGAGAGGAAGAGGCACCCACTCCAGTCCCCACCTCTGAGAGGCCTCTGTGGCCCGTCTGCCCCCTCCCAGGGTCCCTGAGAGCAGAAGGGGAGACTTCCCAGGGGGGAAACAGCAGGCCCTCGCCCCTCTCCCCTGAACCCAGAGCCTGGCCCCTGCACTTACTGCAGGGTACCCCAGGCCCTGGGGGACTCCCTGGTGGAAGCCACAGGGCCTCGCTTTGGGGGCAGCTACCTACCTCCTACTTGCCCATTTACACTCCCAACGTGGTGATGCCATTTGCCCCACTGccacccacctcctgcccccGGTGCCCCCCCTCAACCAGCACAGGCTATTGGGGGGTGGTCCCTGAAACCCATGGCCCCCCAAGGCTGCTCTGGGATCTAGATGCCCTCTTCCAGGGGGTGCCACCCAACAAAAGCATCTATGATGCGTGGGTTAGCCACCCCCGAGACCTGGCTGCCCCTACCCCAGGCTGGCTACTCTCCTGGTACAGCCTGTGA